The Ranitomeya imitator isolate aRanImi1 chromosome 3, aRanImi1.pri, whole genome shotgun sequence genome has a window encoding:
- the KCTD7 gene encoding BTB/POZ domain-containing protein KCTD7: MVVVSGQCDDRGTPDDAMSSSDAEDELIEPATPTPSSATFSLHGKLPPPQLPEVVPLSVGGTCFTTRLSTLQRYEDTMLAAMFSGRHHIPTDAEGRYFIDRDGSYFGDILNFLRCGELPPRSRVKMVYKEAQYYSIGPLLDLLDKMQPLTGEKVRQAFLDLMPYYKDHLERIIEIGKLRAMQRKARFAKLKVCVFKEEMPITPYECPQFNALRFERSESESKHFEHQCDVDVSFGPWEAVADVYDLLHCIVSDLSKRGITVEHQCIGVCDKHLVNHYYCKRPIYEFKITWW, translated from the exons ATGGTGGTAGTTTCGGGGCAGTGTGACGACAGAGGGACCCCGGATGATGCCATGTCGAGTTCTGATGCTGAAGATGAGCTGATCGAGCCAGCTACCCCCACCCCGAGCAGTGCCACCTTCTCCCTGCACGGAAAGCTGCCCCCGCCGCAG CTTCCAGAGGTTGTTCCACTTAGTGTGGGAGGCACGTGCTTCACCACCAGGCTGTCTACACTGCAGAGGTATGAAGACACCATGCTGGCTGCCATGTTTAGTGGACGTCACCACATTCCTACAGATGCTGAGGGCAGATACTTTATTGACAGAGATGGATCATACTTTGG agATATATTAAATTTTTTACGCTGTGGTGAACTACCTCCCCGAAGCCGTGTTAAAATGGTCTACAAAGAGGCTCAGTACTATTCCATTGGGCCACTGCTTGACCTCTTGGACAAGATGCAGCCTCTTACCGGAGAGAAAGTGAGGCAAGCATTCCTGGACTTAATGCCTTATTATAAAG ATCACTTGGAACGGATCATTGAGATCGGGAAACTTCGCGCTATGCAGAGGAAGGCCAGGTTTGCCAAGCTGAAGGTTTGCGTCTTCAAGGAAGAGATGCCCATTACTCCTTATGAATGCCCACAGTTCAACGCGTTACGTTTTGAGAGGAGTGAGAGCGAATCCAAGCACTTTGAGCATCAGTGCGACGTGGATGTGTCTTTTGGGCCCTGGGAAGCAGTGGCTGATGTGTATGACCTCCTCCATTGTATAGTCAGTGATCTCAGCAAGCGAGGCATCACTGTGGAGCACCAGTGCATTGGAGTGTGCGATAAGCACCTAGTTAACCACTATTATTGCAAACGTCCCATCTATGAATTCAAAATTACTTGGTGGTGA